From a single Saimiri boliviensis isolate mSaiBol1 chromosome 7, mSaiBol1.pri, whole genome shotgun sequence genomic region:
- the RAN gene encoding GTP-binding nuclear protein Ran, protein MAAQGEPQVQFKLVLVGDGGTGKTTFVKRHLTGEFEKKYVATLGVEVHPLVFHTNRGPIKFNVWDTAGQEKFGGLRDGYYIQAQCAIIMFDVTSRVTYKNVPNWHRDLVRVCENIPIVLCGNKVDIKDRKVKAKSIVFHRKKNLQYYDISAKSNYNFEKPFLWLARKLIGDPNLEFVAMPALAPPEVVMDPALAAQYEHDLEVAQTTALPDEDDDL, encoded by the exons ATGGCTGCGCAGGGAGAGCCCCAGGTCCAGTTTAAA CTTGTATTGGTTGGCGATGGCGGTACCGGGAAGACGACCTTTGTGAAACGTCATTTGACTGGTGAATTTGAGAAGAAGTATGTAG CCACCTTGGGTGTTGAGGTTCATCCCCTAGTGTTCCACACCAACAGAGGACCTATTAAGTTCAACGTGTGGGACACGGCCGGCCAGGAGAAGTTCGGCGGACTGAGAGATGGCTATTACATCCAAG CCCAGTGTGCCATCATAATGTTTGATGTAACATCCAGAGTTACTTACAAGAATGTTCCTAACTGGCATAGAGATCTGGTGCGAGTGTGTGAGAACATCCCCATCGTGTTATGTGGCAACAAAGTGGACATTAAGGACAGGAAAGTGAAGGCAAAATCCATTGTCTTCCACCGAAAGAAGAATCTTCAG tACTACGACATTTCTGCCAAAAGTAACTACAACTTTGAAAAGCCCTTCCTCTGGCTTGCTAGGAAGCTCATCGGAGACCCTAATTTGGAATTTGTTGCCATGCCTGCTCTCGCCCCGCCGGAGGTTGTCATGGACCCAGCTTTGGCAGCGCAGTACGAGCACGACCTCGAG GTTGCTCAAACAACTGCTCTCCCGGATGAGGACGATGACCTGTGA